AGACAATCAGCCGAGTATTCAGGGCATAAGAAAGCACAGACCTGTGGCCCGATTCTCGCGCCAAGAGGGCGCCATGTCATTTGCTGACTATACAGATGGTAAATATCATACGTTTACACTCACTTGAGAGAGTTTTTTGTAGGTGAAAAGATTTGAAACAATGACAACCTCCCATGGACTTAGCACTCACGACTCTACAGATCAACTAGTATTCTCAGTGTTTGGATTTTAGCTCGATTTTCGGTTGATAAAAATGGATGGGTCTAACGATTTgagaggagcagaggaggACATGAGCTCCAATTTAAATTCCTCTGATTTCTGTGCTTCGTGTGTCATTGCCCCGGCGGAATCCTTTAAACCGCACATCAATCACCCCATAGTTGAGCTGGATGGACTGCTCCAGGGTCTGACTCAGATGAAGAAACTAGACCTTATTACCTTTCCAACCATGGATGACGATGTCCCAACGAAGATGGACAAGTCGCTGCTGAAACTGCTAAATGGTTGTAGTCTTGGGATCATCGATGCAACCATTGAAAATCCGTACATACTGCCAGATGTGGAAGTATCGTGGATTCGCCCAAGATGTGAAAATGTTCAGAAAACTAGTTACGGAAGAATCTTCGATGGACTCCTTGGAACTAGATTGGCGGCCTCTTGCTCACCATTCGCTGCGTCTCTTAATGCAAAGATCTGCTTTTCGACCAGAGTTTTCACATTTATAAAGCAGTTTTCAAATGGTTAGTGGGTCTTACGTCTTCTCAGATGAACTATATCTTTTGCTTTTAGTGAGGAAATGCTGCATAGCCGATTCCAATCAAGAGATTCCGGCCATCATGAATGGAGCGGAAGATATCTTCAGCAAAATGGTAGAGATCGATCCTCCAGCTGAGAACCAGGATAATTCTCTAAAATTTAAAGTTTTCTTGGAAATGATATTCGCTCGAAATTTCCTGAGACTTAAGCAGGACAGTGCGGATCCAAAGGACATTCAGGTCGCAGGTCGCCGACTTTTGAACAAGCCCTTCGTTCAGCTTCGCCTTTTCAAAGATATGACTGCATGGAAAGAAAATGGTATGAACGGTGTAATCCTGTTGATCCTGCTGTTTTTTCATTAGTTGCCTCATTCCCAGACTGGCCACACATCGAGATATGGAAGAAGCAAGGTATGCCAATATACTACATTCTCCTGTGCGACAAGATAACAAACGAACTGATCGTTCAAATACGACTAGCTGGAGATTGGCAACACGCCTCCACCGCCAGCAATAAAAGCTGGACACATTTCAATTATGCGGTCTCTCCGGGGGGTATTCTTGAGCGACTGGGCAGCACTTTCTTCAACGCTCGCACTGCCCAAGAGTTCGTGGATGTGACCCAGACTTGTGTGGCCAAGCGTCACTGGTGATGATAGATAGATGATAATGTTTAGTTAGTTAAAATTGGCGTTTATTTTTGTGGAGTTCAGTTTAGGCTTCATTATCCAAATACTAAATCAAAATTTGAATTGATTTCTGATATTGTGCATAgagtaattaaattttttgtcaAGTCTCCAAAGGATATTTTCTCTTGCATTACTACTGATTATCCCGATTATCCTCCCCCGTGGCTGTTGGCAACCGATTGTCGCTTGGCGTTGTTACAACAACTTCATCGATCCAACAAACCAACAagccaccaggcaccagccaccagcccccAGCCACTCGGCGGTGGCCAGCACAAATATTAAGCGTCGATTTCATAGAGTCAGCCGCCAGAGTAGATGACGCCATGGAATCCGACAAGTTGAACGAGCTTAACAGGCAAATTAATGAGATCAAGAAGAGGATTTTACTGGCCGGTGAGTGGGTGTTCCATGCTTTCACGACTCGCAACTCGATTGCCTCCCGCTTTCAGAGGGCCAGAAGACGGCCAATGCGGCCgagtggcagaagcagaatcgCATCAACTGCGACACCATCGGCACTCTGAAGAAGGACCTCAAGGAGCTGACGGTGAAGGCCAGTCGACTGCGAAATCCCCTGCAGCGTCCCATGGTCATCAAGGAGTCCAGCAGTGAGCCGAGGCGAGCCCAGAGCTGCACACCCACACTGATTGTAGGCAAGGCCATGTACCCGGTGGGGGCAAAAAACGCCGACGATGCCATCTTTCTGACCGACCTCAAGATCACCGAGAACCGCAAGCAGATGGACCTCCTGCGGCATCGTTTCAAGTCGCGCCAACAGCACTTCAGCAAGCTGGTGGAGAAGTATCGcgagctgctggccaacaagGAGGCCCAGAACCAGAATCTGGGCGAGAAGCCACCCGAAACACTGGAGGAGGATGCCAATCGCAAGGTGAGAGACTGCTGGATGGGCCCCAGAAGGAGTAAGTAGTAACCTGTGGGGAATTACAGCTCGTCTGCCAGCTGGAGAACGAGATACATCGCACCAATGTGCAGTGGATGGAGGCGGAGCACATCCGCAAGAAGTACCGCTCCATAGAGGCTTCTCTGATGAACGATGCGGAGCGCTTCGAGCGCAGTCTGCGGGAGTTGGAGGCCTCGCTGAGCGACCAGAAGGCGGAGATCGAGCGGCTCCAGCAAGTGCACAACGAGGCCCTTGAGATGCGGGACGCGGCCAAGGTGGTTCTTAcgcggcaggagcagcaggccaaTCTCTCTCAGAAGACCCGTGAGCGCCAGGCCTTGGACTTCCGCAAGCAGGTGGAGGCGCGCAAGCTGGAGCTCGAGAGGATCGGGCGCAAGCTGTTCGCCGAAACCAAGACTCTTGTGCACCAGGACAGTGTGGGCTCCACGTCCGGCGATCCGCTTGCGGCCAAGACCGAGAACGGGGACGAGGAGCCAGCCTCCCAGCTGGAGAGTGTGACCAGCGACATGGAGTCGCTGTTCAAGCAGCTCATGGAGGCATCTGGAGCCACATCGCCCCTCGAGGTCTTCGAGCGGTTTAGCGCCCAGAAGGAGTCCGCCGCCCGCCTTAACTATCTGCGCAAGGCGGCCGAGGCCGAGAAGGCCAATCTGGAGTCGGATCGGGAGGCTCTCACCAGCGAGCTGGAAGCCTCCAAGTTCTCGGACGTTAAGGAGAGCGAAGTGTAGGTGGTATTGGGAATATAGAAGAATACATTCACTAATCCCTTGTCCATAGGAACCAGGAGATCATCGAGCAGATCAAGAATAGTATTGCCGCAAAAGAACAGGATCGCAAGCTGGATACCGACGCGGCCGACAAGTCCATGGGGGTGCTGAAGTACCTCAAGGAGCGGATCTGCGAGATGATCTTCAAGGTGCAGGAGGTGGACGAGAGCAACATCGAGCTGCCCAGCCGCAGGCTCCACGTGAGCGTCGCAGAACTTCCCAACTTCCTCACCCACACCGCCCAGGATGAGGAACTGATTGAGGTACACCGAGAGGCGAGTAGCTCTTGAGCGAAATGTTCAACAGTATCCTCTTCCTCCCCTTAGATACTAAAACTGAAGATCAAACGCTGCCAGGAGCTGAGCAAGTCGGAGGATGTGCCGCCCTTCGAGATGCCCAAGCTGGACATTGgtgagcaggaggaggaggaggagctgtaCACGACCGAGCCACCAAAGTCCCCATCGGCACCCGAGGGCGAGAAGCCCCAGCCAATGCCCCTTTGCTACTACAATCTCTTTGCCGGTCGCGCCCAACGAGCCGCCGGCACGTCCTCTTCCTCACCGGAGCAGGCTCCCGCTGCGGGTAAGatctttgatttttgtttgcttttaatttgttggaaTCTTTTTGTCCGACAGTTGCCACCACTGACGACGACACCGAAGTGCCCTCCCGGAACTTCCTCAAGCGCCAGTCGGTGCTCATCGTGGACTCAAAGTCCCGCCGGAAACCGTTTAGACCCACGCCAGGCGGAAGACGCAAGTAACTTAAGAATACGATTAAGATTAAGAGTAATATAAGAGAATCATCTGCCAGTTTTAGAAATAATTTTTGAGTAAAAggtttaatttgtataatctATTCGTTTGGATATGCCAATTATTAAACCACGATCTCTGGAAGTTCTGAAAGTGGAACCATCGGATGTGCGATGAAGTGAGTGTCTATTCAGGGATAAAATTGCAAACCCAAACTGCGAAGAGTGAAAGCTAGATACATCGCCCAGGGACGATTTAATATCTCCTAGATGAATGCTGCCGTTGCCGGCTCCAGTCAAATGACATAACAAATAGCCATCCTCGGAGGATGCATCTACTACTAGCAGGATGCCGTCAACGACAACGAAACGAGTAAACAGAATTTACTGCCCTGAGGCGGAGGACAGCAAATGAAGTGCAAAACGGAACAAAGTGCGGACCGCGGCTGTTGCAAGAGAAATAACCtttcaaaaattgtttacACCAGTGGCAATAGGGCCAGGAGGGAAGAAGGAGCCGGCAGGATGGATGTCCTGGCTTTTCTAGTTAGCAACAATAAAGTGCACCAGCTGACGATGAACAGCCAGagcccagaacccagaacccagagcTAGAGACAGAACCAGAGCTGGCAAGGATGCGACGGAGACAAGGCAGCTGTAAACTTCAGTGGCGATGTGCAAACAAAGATGCCCGATGATCCattgccatggccatggcccgTTTGCCGGAAGTGGAGACAGAGACGGCAAGGACATGAACGAGGACGATGTCGGAGGCGGGGATCTGtgttgtgtgtggtgtgtgtcaACTAAATGTCAACAACGACGACATGAACCACAGCAGACGCATACAAACAACTCGGCAGTGCCACGGAAGATGAGGATGAAAATGAGGACTCTGAAGAGAATGGTACTCCGAATGGTCCACTGAAAGTTCCTCCGGTCGCAAGAAGTCTGAGGTTGAggcaagaaaaacaaaagcagagcCGCACGCCTGAGGGCGAGAAAGCATAGGAGGAGAGTGCTGGTTGTGGTAGTGGCATTGGCCATGGCTCTGGCTTCAACTGCAATGAATGAGGCCGACCAAGTCGAGGGCATTGGTTGCACTGCCAGCCGAAGAAGTGCTCTCTGCATTGGAATGCCGCGTCCTGCGGTTGATCCGGCATTGAATGCCTGGCCCCGGCACTCACCACCAAGCGGCTCCATTCACGGCTCTCTGCTCTTTGTCCGTCACTGTCAGCGAACGCACTGGATGGACAATGGGACTATTCCAACGGTTAAATGAATGTTTACGAATCATTCTTTTAAATGGGAAATGAGGGAACAGCAGAAGCCAAGCAATTTCtatggaaatttattaaaaatagtATGGGTATGGGATTGATGAGGTTCAACTAGGAATGGGACTGAGAATAGCGTTTACACCTTAAATATGTGCATCTGGGAATGACTTTTTGGGGAACTTCCGCTTTCCTACTTGTCCTATTTTTGTGTTGTGCGCCGTATGCAATTCACATAAGCTGGAGCTATATTTGATGTTAT
The sequence above is a segment of the Drosophila pseudoobscura strain MV-25-SWS-2005 chromosome X, UCI_Dpse_MV25, whole genome shotgun sequence genome. Coding sequences within it:
- the CCDC151 gene encoding uncharacterized protein CCDC151, producing MESDKLNELNRQINEIKKRILLAEGQKTANAAEWQKQNRINCDTIGTLKKDLKELTVKASRLRNPLQRPMVIKESSSEPRRAQSCTPTLIVGKAMYPVGAKNADDAIFLTDLKITENRKQMDLLRHRFKSRQQHFSKLVEKYRELLANKEAQNQNLGEKPPETLEEDANRKLVCQLENEIHRTNVQWMEAEHIRKKYRSIEASLMNDAERFERSLRELEASLSDQKAEIERLQQVHNEALEMRDAAKVVLTRQEQQANLSQKTRERQALDFRKQVEARKLELERIGRKLFAETKTLVHQDSVGSTSGDPLAAKTENGDEEPASQLESVTSDMESLFKQLMEASGATSPLEVFERFSAQKESAARLNYLRKAAEAEKANLESDREALTSELEASKFSDVKESEVNQEIIEQIKNSIAAKEQDRKLDTDAADKSMGVLKYLKERICEMIFKVQEVDESNIELPSRRLHVSVAELPNFLTHTAQDEELIEILKLKIKRCQELSKSEDVPPFEMPKLDIGEQEEEEELYTTEPPKSPSAPEGEKPQPMPLCYYNLFAGRAQRAAGTSSSSPEQAPAAVATTDDDTEVPSRNFLKRQSVLIVDSKSRRKPFRPTPGGRRK